In Kineococcus rhizosphaerae, the following proteins share a genomic window:
- a CDS encoding EscU/YscU/HrcU family type III secretion system export apparatus switch protein: MSGEKTEKPTAKRLKEARDEGNIPFSRDVGAWLSTGAGALTIPHTIEAGKTLGQRTLGRIAEVAAHPEPGRALRVLTDTFAGIPTVLGPLAVATVLAVVVAGAAQGTLRPAPKKLKPKFSNLNPVNGFKQHWGPQAVWEGAKSLLKTIVIGGAVWMVVKDLAPELIGQGLLSTTAVLAMTKAAVVRMLAVTVLIGLVIAAADYAMSRRRVMKKLKMSKQDIKQEHKNAEGDPLLKGAIRSKQMAMSRNRMMADVAKADVVLVNPTHIAVALRYEPGSGAPKVVAKGAGAIASKIREKAKENDVPLVKDIDLARAMYKGVKVGQEIPPEFFAAVAKVLAFVMSLRSRGSLTAFGEAHTVPA, from the coding sequence GTGAGCGGGGAGAAGACCGAGAAGCCGACCGCCAAGCGCCTCAAGGAGGCGCGCGACGAGGGCAACATCCCGTTCTCCCGCGACGTCGGCGCCTGGCTGTCGACCGGCGCGGGCGCGCTCACGATCCCGCACACCATCGAGGCCGGCAAGACGCTGGGGCAGCGCACCCTGGGCCGCATCGCCGAGGTCGCCGCCCACCCCGAACCGGGCCGGGCGCTGAGGGTCCTGACCGACACCTTCGCCGGCATCCCGACCGTGCTCGGCCCCCTGGCCGTCGCCACCGTCCTGGCCGTCGTCGTCGCCGGCGCCGCCCAGGGCACGCTGCGCCCGGCGCCCAAGAAGCTCAAGCCGAAGTTCTCCAACCTCAACCCCGTCAACGGGTTCAAGCAGCACTGGGGTCCGCAGGCGGTCTGGGAGGGCGCCAAGTCGCTGCTGAAGACGATCGTCATCGGCGGCGCCGTGTGGATGGTCGTCAAGGACCTGGCCCCCGAGCTCATCGGGCAGGGCCTGCTGTCCACGACGGCGGTCCTGGCCATGACGAAGGCCGCCGTCGTCCGGATGCTGGCCGTCACCGTCCTCATCGGCCTGGTGATCGCCGCCGCCGACTACGCCATGAGCCGGCGCCGCGTGATGAAGAAGCTGAAGATGAGCAAGCAGGACATCAAGCAGGAGCACAAGAACGCCGAGGGCGACCCGCTGCTCAAGGGCGCCATCCGCTCCAAGCAGATGGCCATGTCCCGCAACCGGATGATGGCCGACGTCGCCAAGGCCGACGTCGTGCTGGTCAACCCCACCCACATCGCCGTCGCCCTGCGCTACGAACCGGGCAGCGGCGCCCCCAAGGTCGTCGCCAAGGGCGCCGGCGCCATCGCCTCGAAGATCCGCGAGAAGGCCAAGGAGAACGACGTCCCGCTCGTCAAGGACATCGACCTGGCCCGCGCGATGTACAAGGGCGTCAAGGTCGGCCAGGAGATCCCGCCGGAGTTCTTCGCCGCCGTCGCCAAGGTCCTGGCCTTCGTCATGAGCCTGCGCAGCCGCGGGTCGCTGACCGCCTTCGGCGAGGCGCACACCGTCCCCGCCTGA
- a CDS encoding flagellar biosynthetic protein FliR produces MQGVPAVPLDLLVAVLLASVRAAAFVMLAPPFANKAVSGQVKALLSVAMALPVALRLRDTVPAVEPGALITAVVQQALVGVVMGAFVALLFAAVQAAGDMLDLFGGFQLASAYDPLMQTQTAIFGKLYAWTTTALLVVTGGHLLILQGFFRSYDVLPLDAGVDPGTIARTFTDGVGQLVLSALQIAAPLIAVLFITDIGLGLLSRVAPALNVFAMSFPVKILIALTLAGFTFSLLPGVVGDLADTARETIVRMVTPLAGPDVGGGEGG; encoded by the coding sequence GTGCAAGGCGTCCCGGCCGTCCCCCTCGACCTGCTGGTGGCCGTGCTGCTGGCCTCGGTGCGCGCCGCCGCGTTCGTCATGCTCGCGCCCCCCTTCGCCAACAAGGCCGTCTCCGGGCAGGTCAAGGCGCTGCTGTCGGTGGCGATGGCCCTGCCCGTGGCGTTGCGGCTGCGCGACACCGTGCCCGCCGTCGAACCCGGCGCCCTCATCACCGCCGTCGTGCAGCAGGCCCTCGTCGGGGTCGTCATGGGCGCCTTCGTGGCCCTGCTGTTCGCCGCCGTCCAGGCCGCCGGCGACATGCTGGACCTGTTCGGCGGGTTCCAGCTCGCCAGCGCCTACGACCCGCTGATGCAGACCCAGACCGCGATCTTCGGCAAGCTGTACGCGTGGACGACGACGGCGCTGCTCGTCGTCACCGGCGGCCACCTGCTCATCCTGCAGGGCTTCTTCCGCTCCTACGACGTGCTGCCGCTGGACGCCGGCGTCGACCCCGGCACCATCGCGCGGACCTTCACCGACGGCGTCGGCCAGCTCGTGCTGTCCGCCCTGCAGATCGCCGCCCCCCTCATCGCGGTCCTGTTCATCACCGACATCGGCCTCGGGCTGCTCTCGCGCGTCGCACCGGCGCTGAACGTGTTCGCCATGAGCTTCCCCGTGAAGATCCTCATCGCCCTCACCCTGGCCGGTTTCACCTTCTCCCTGCTGCCCGGTGTCGTCGGCGACCTCGCCGACACCGCCCGCGAGACGATCGTGCGAATGGTCACCCCCCTCGCCGGTCCGGACGTGGGCGGGGGTGAGGGCGGGTGA
- a CDS encoding flagellar biosynthetic protein FliQ codes for MTDVTVIHIGMTALVLAAKLCAPMLLTALAVGFGISLFQSVTQLQEQTIAFVPKAVAVGAAIVICGKWMLHEATGFTTALYEQIPSLLTHGG; via the coding sequence ATGACCGACGTGACCGTCATCCACATCGGGATGACCGCTCTCGTCCTCGCCGCCAAGCTGTGCGCCCCGATGCTGCTGACGGCCCTGGCGGTCGGTTTCGGCATCTCGTTGTTCCAGAGCGTCACCCAGCTGCAGGAGCAGACCATCGCGTTCGTCCCCAAGGCCGTCGCGGTCGGGGCGGCCATCGTCATCTGCGGCAAGTGGATGCTGCACGAGGCGACGGGTTTCACCACCGCGCTGTACGAGCAGATCCCCTCCCTGCTGACCCACGGCGGCTGA
- the fliP gene encoding flagellar type III secretion system pore protein FliP (The bacterial flagellar biogenesis protein FliP forms a type III secretion system (T3SS)-type pore required for flagellar assembly.), with protein sequence MTKSRVRTLAAALVLSGGLVVGGALSAQASAPAASVSAAAPAAYTTALSGSVQAGVQAPTAPTAPTAPTGTGSGSVTINGIDGKPSQSVTIIIALTILSVAPALLLLTTSFMKILVVLGLTRNALGLQGTPPNQVLAGLALFLTMFVMAPTFSAVNDAAVQPYLKGEKTATVAFTDGSKPLKEFMLKQTRPEELALMTKAAKRDLPKTRAETPLTTLVPAFALSELRSAFIIGFVVFIPFLVIDIVVSGALMSLGMMMLPPVTVSLPFKLLLFVMVDGWGLIIKSLVASYAG encoded by the coding sequence GTGACGAAGTCCCGAGTCCGCACGCTGGCCGCAGCGCTGGTGCTCTCCGGTGGTCTGGTCGTGGGGGGCGCGCTCAGCGCCCAGGCGTCCGCCCCCGCCGCGAGCGTCTCCGCCGCCGCCCCGGCCGCCTACACCACCGCCCTCAGCGGCTCGGTCCAGGCGGGCGTGCAGGCACCCACCGCCCCGACGGCGCCGACCGCGCCCACGGGCACCGGGTCCGGCTCGGTGACGATCAACGGGATCGACGGCAAGCCCAGCCAGTCGGTCACCATCATCATCGCCCTGACGATCCTGTCGGTGGCCCCCGCGCTGCTGCTGCTCACGACGAGCTTCATGAAGATCCTCGTCGTCCTGGGCCTGACCCGCAACGCCCTGGGCCTGCAGGGCACCCCGCCGAACCAGGTCCTGGCCGGCCTGGCCCTGTTCCTGACGATGTTCGTCATGGCGCCCACCTTCAGCGCCGTGAACGACGCCGCGGTCCAGCCCTACCTCAAGGGCGAGAAGACCGCCACGGTCGCCTTCACCGACGGCTCCAAGCCGCTGAAGGAGTTCATGCTGAAGCAGACGCGCCCGGAGGAACTGGCGCTCATGACCAAGGCCGCCAAGCGCGACCTGCCCAAGACCCGCGCCGAGACGCCGCTGACGACCCTGGTGCCGGCCTTCGCCCTGTCGGAGCTGCGCAGCGCCTTCATCATCGGGTTCGTCGTCTTCATCCCGTTCCTGGTGATCGACATCGTCGTCTCAGGAGCCCTGATGAGCCTGGGCATGATGATGCTGCCACCGGTCACGGTGTCCCTGCCGTTCAAGCTGCTGCTGTTCGTGATGGTCGACGGCTGGGGCCTGATCATCAAGTCCCTCGTCGCCTCCTACGCCGGCTGA
- a CDS encoding FliO/MopB family protein, which produces MDAVAAIARTSISLVAVLGLLYLISRWLRRRQGGTAAGADFAVLAKQSLGAKAAVALVKVGDRALVVGVSDAGVNLLGETDVEAVFKDSAERVEEVDITATDSAEEQTTGTDAGAAQPQTGERYLRKAGETIAVKAPAKHTATGVNGSALNPATWSKAVDVLRERTTRR; this is translated from the coding sequence ATGGACGCCGTCGCCGCGATCGCGCGGACGAGCATCTCGCTGGTCGCGGTGCTCGGCCTGCTGTACCTGATCTCCCGCTGGCTGCGCCGCCGCCAGGGCGGCACGGCCGCGGGGGCCGACTTCGCCGTCCTGGCCAAGCAGAGCCTGGGCGCGAAGGCCGCCGTCGCGCTGGTCAAGGTCGGCGACAGGGCCCTGGTCGTCGGGGTCTCCGACGCCGGGGTGAACCTGCTGGGCGAGACCGACGTCGAGGCCGTGTTCAAGGATTCGGCCGAACGTGTCGAAGAGGTCGACATCACCGCCACGGATTCGGCGGAAGAACAGACGACTGGCACGGATGCCGGTGCGGCGCAGCCCCAGACGGGGGAGCGCTACCTCCGCAAGGCCGGCGAGACGATCGCCGTGAAGGCTCCGGCCAAGCACACCGCCACCGGTGTGAACGGTTCGGCCCTCAACCCGGCCACGTGGTCCAAGGCAGTCGACGTTCTTCGTGAGAGGACGACCCGCAGGTGA
- the fliN gene encoding flagellar motor switch protein FliN yields MSTATHADLMSTLREAAQAALAVLPLSAPGTISSVLAVAQAPDLGDEGTAVSANFAGAANGRVTVIVGEETLNTLLMSPEGALDPVDALRPALETVVHALGQCVLEAGVEGDPAQALNQLEGGAVAVVDAAGETLALIGLTLTAQSEAPTPAPSTTAFAGAAPAAGGPRRTMDLLRDVQMDVTVELGRTSMTVQDLLALTPGSVVELDRAAGSPADILVNGQLIARGEVVVVDEDYAIRITEIVTPEAGA; encoded by the coding sequence ATGAGCACCGCCACCCACGCCGACCTCATGTCCACGCTGCGCGAGGCCGCCCAGGCTGCGCTCGCCGTCCTGCCCCTGTCGGCGCCCGGGACCATCTCCAGCGTCCTGGCCGTCGCCCAGGCCCCCGACCTCGGCGACGAGGGCACCGCGGTGTCGGCGAACTTCGCCGGCGCCGCCAACGGCCGCGTCACGGTCATCGTGGGGGAGGAGACCCTCAACACGCTCCTCATGAGCCCCGAGGGCGCCCTGGACCCCGTCGACGCCCTGCGCCCGGCGTTGGAGACCGTCGTGCACGCCCTGGGCCAGTGCGTCCTGGAGGCCGGTGTCGAGGGCGACCCCGCCCAGGCCCTGAACCAGCTCGAGGGGGGCGCGGTCGCGGTCGTCGACGCGGCGGGGGAGACCCTGGCCCTCATCGGCCTGACCCTGACCGCGCAGTCCGAGGCCCCGACCCCGGCGCCGTCGACGACGGCCTTCGCCGGTGCGGCCCCGGCCGCCGGCGGCCCCCGCCGCACGATGGACCTGCTGCGCGACGTGCAGATGGACGTCACCGTCGAGCTCGGCCGCACCTCCATGACGGTCCAGGACCTGCTGGCCCTGACCCCGGGCTCGGTCGTCGAGCTGGACCGCGCCGCCGGTTCGCCCGCCGACATCCTCGTCAACGGTCAGCTCATCGCCCGCGGCGAGGTCGTCGTCGTGGACGAGGACTACGCCATCCGCATCACCGAGATCGTCACCCCGGAGGCCGGCGCCTGA
- a CDS encoding flagellar motor switch protein FliM, giving the protein MAAETPSTAERAGARRSRRRGVPVPYDFRRPTKLSRQHARVLEITYEGFCRQWATLLSSTLRTTVQVELDGIQQYSYDEYAASLPMPTVMAVFDPEPLVGAAVLHVDIAFVLACIERMLGGTGTNAQPERQLTDIEAVLARGMVERTLTELASSLVTVTDLKPKLTAIDQNPAFAQAAAATDVMIVSSFHLQVEGVTGTATLAMPLDPLSAALTAAELRVASPEELRIRRLMRDRLDDHLENIPVDVSVRMKAAQMRPDEILSLIPGDVLRLPHRADEPLEVVAQGASVASAVAGTRGAKLACLIVPTPEENAR; this is encoded by the coding sequence GTGGCAGCCGAGACCCCCAGCACCGCAGAGCGGGCAGGTGCCCGTCGCTCCCGGCGACGAGGCGTCCCCGTCCCGTACGACTTCCGACGGCCGACCAAGCTGTCGCGTCAGCACGCCCGCGTGCTCGAGATCACCTACGAGGGCTTCTGCCGGCAGTGGGCGACGCTGCTGTCCTCCACCCTGCGCACCACCGTGCAGGTCGAGCTGGACGGCATCCAGCAGTACAGCTACGACGAGTACGCCGCGTCGCTGCCGATGCCGACCGTGATGGCCGTGTTCGACCCCGAGCCGCTGGTCGGCGCCGCGGTGCTGCACGTCGACATCGCGTTCGTGCTCGCCTGCATCGAGCGCATGCTCGGCGGGACCGGCACCAACGCCCAGCCCGAGCGGCAGCTGACCGACATCGAGGCCGTCCTGGCCCGGGGGATGGTCGAGCGCACCCTGACCGAGCTGGCCTCCTCGCTGGTCACGGTCACCGACCTCAAGCCCAAGCTGACGGCCATCGACCAGAACCCCGCCTTCGCGCAGGCCGCCGCTGCCACCGACGTCATGATCGTCTCCTCCTTCCACCTGCAGGTCGAGGGCGTGACCGGGACCGCGACGCTCGCGATGCCGCTGGACCCGCTGTCGGCGGCGCTGACCGCGGCCGAGCTGCGCGTGGCCAGCCCCGAGGAGCTGCGCATCCGCCGCCTCATGCGCGACCGCCTCGACGACCACCTGGAGAACATCCCGGTCGACGTCTCGGTCCGGATGAAGGCCGCGCAGATGCGTCCCGACGAGATCCTCTCCCTCATCCCCGGTGACGTCCTGCGCCTGCCGCACCGCGCCGACGAGCCGCTCGAGGTCGTCGCCCAGGGCGCCTCGGTCGCCTCCGCCGTCGCGGGGACCCGCGGCGCCAAACTCGCCTGCCTGATCGTCCCGACCCCCGAGGAGAACGCACGATGA
- a CDS encoding Uma2 family endonuclease gives MSNLTRVAAEVSEAPQAIRMSWEEFGALGEDVRGEHVDGMLVVSPRSTGRHQLAVANVRELLRGFDGVALTEWAWRPDGATREYQPDVMLLARLDTDARFTVDPPVLVVEVTSPSNAVEDRVRTLRDCARCGARNCWILDHGDRCPYAFTLVDGRYEPVHQGAGHVRLTGGDHTGVVVDVPALWVP, from the coding sequence GTGTCCAACCTGACCCGCGTGGCAGCTGAGGTGAGCGAGGCTCCCCAGGCGATCCGCATGTCCTGGGAGGAGTTCGGTGCACTGGGCGAGGACGTCCGCGGCGAGCACGTCGACGGGATGCTCGTCGTGAGCCCGCGGAGCACCGGCCGCCACCAGCTCGCCGTGGCGAACGTGCGCGAGCTGCTGCGCGGCTTCGACGGGGTCGCGCTCACCGAGTGGGCGTGGCGTCCGGACGGCGCGACGCGCGAGTACCAGCCCGACGTGATGCTCCTGGCCCGTCTCGACACCGACGCCCGCTTCACCGTGGACCCGCCGGTGCTCGTGGTCGAGGTCACCTCACCCTCGAACGCGGTGGAGGACCGGGTGCGCACCCTGCGCGACTGCGCCCGCTGCGGCGCGCGGAACTGCTGGATCCTCGACCACGGCGACCGGTGCCCGTACGCGTTCACCCTGGTGGACGGGCGGTACGAGCCCGTCCATCAGGGCGCCGGGCACGTCAGGCTCACCGGTGGTGACCACACCGGCGTCGTCGTCGACGTCCCCGCGCTGTGGGTCCCCTGA